From Solibaculum mannosilyticum:
CAGCGGCGCGTTTGGCGATCATCTTGCCCACTTCACGGGCTGCCTGTTTGTTCCCGCCGTATCCCTTAAACTCCTTCTCTACGCTGGAGGCGGCCGCAAGGGTTACGCCCTGGACGTCGTCGATAATCTGGGCGTAGATATGGCTGAGGGAGCGGTAGACATTCAGACGCGGACGCTGGGTGGTACCCATGATCTTGCCGCGCACGCGAGCGTGACGGCGCTGTCTAGCCTTATTACTATCGGGCTTGCTTACCATAGCGATTCACTCCTTACTTCTTGCCTGCCTTGCCTTCCTTGCGGCGGATGACCTCATCCACGTACTTAATGCCCTTGCCCTTGTAGGGTTCCGGCGGACGTTTCTCGCGGACTTCCGCTGCAAACTGGCCAACCTGCTGCTTGTCAGGACCCAGGATGATAATCTTGTTGGGGCCGGGCACTTCAATGGTGATGCCGGGCACCTCGGACATGGTGACCTGATGGGAATAACCCAGGTTCATGACCAGGTTTTTACCCTGCTTCTGAACGCGGTAACCGACGCCGTTGACATCCAGCTCCTTTTTGAAGCCGTTGGTCACGCCCTCCACCATGTTGGCGATGAGGGTACGGGTCAGGCCGTGAAGAGAACGATGCTCTTTGTCGTCAGAAGGACGGGTGACGGTGATAACGCCGTCGTTCATCTCTACCTTCATCTCAGGGTGAAGGGTGCGGTTCAGAGTACCCTTGGGGCCTTTGACCGTAATGTCATTGCCGTTCAGCTTGACGTCTACGCCAGCGGGAACGGTAATGGGTTTTTTACCAATTCTCGACATTTCCTTCTCCCCCCTTACCAGATGAAAGCAAGCACTTCGCCGCCCACGTGCTCTTTGCGAGCCTCGCGGTCGGTCATGATGCCTTTGGAGGTGGACATGATGGCGATGCCGAGGCCCTTCATGACCTTGGGCATATCCTCACAGCTTGTGTAAATACGCAGGCCGGGCTTGCTCACTCTACGGAGGCCTGTGATGACCGGGCTCTTGCCGCTGCCGTATTTGAGACTCACTTTGATGATGCCCTGCTTGCCGTCGTTGATAACCTGAAAGTTCTTGATATAACCCTCATCCAACAGGATCTGGGCGATTGCCTTCTTCATGTTGGAAGCGGGGATATCAACGGTATCGTGTTTGGCTGAATTAGCATTGCGGATGCGTGTGAGCATATCCGCGATGGTATCGGTGATCTGCATACCGTTATCCTCCTTTGCTGATGGTGCGCCGGATGCTCATCCGGCTGCTCGCAGCTTTACCAGCTGGCCTTTTTTACGCCAGGAATCTCGCCCCGGTAGGCCAGTTCCCTGAAGCAGATGCGGCAGATGCCAAACTTACGAAGATAAGCGTGGGGTCTACCACAGATCTTGCACCGGTTGTAGCTTCGGGAGCTGAATTTAGCCGGTCTCTTCTGCTTGACCTTCATGGATGTTTTGGCCAATTTAAACCCTCCTTACTTCGAGAACGGAGCGCCCATGAGAGACAGCAGCTCTCTGGCCTCTTCGTCGGTGTTGGCGGTGGTGACAAAGCAAATGTCCATGCCGCGAACCTTATCGATCTTATCGTAGTCGATCTCCGGGAAGATCAACTGTTCCTTCAGGCCCATGTTGTAGTTGCCGCGGCCGTCGAAGGAGTTGGGGTTGATGCCGCGGAAGTCACGCACGCGGGGCAGCGCCACTGAGAACAGTCTGTCCACGAACTCATACATACGCTCGCCGCGCAGGGTGACCTTTACGCCGATGGGCATGCCTTCACGGAGCTTAAAGTTAGCGACCGATTTCTTAGCCTTGGTGGCAACAGCCTTCTGGCCGGTGATCAGGCCCAGGTCGCCGATGATGGCGTCGATAGCCTTGGAGTTTTCCTTGGCCTCGCCGGCGCCCACGTTGATGACGACTTTGTCGAGCTTCGGAATCTGCATGACGCTTTTGTATCCGAACTTCTTCATCAGGGCCGGTGCGACGTCTTGTTTATAGGTATCCTTAAGTCTGGCCATGTCTTTTCCTCCTTACAGAACCTCGCCACAATCTTTGTGGCGGCAGATCCGGTCTTTGGTGCCATCGGGATAGAGCTTATGGCCGACGCGGGTGGGTTTGCCGCACTTGGGGCAGACAACCATAACCTTGCTGGCGTAAAGAGCGCCCTCCGCCTGGACAATCCCGCCGGGATCGCCCATCTTGCGGGGTTTCAGATGCTTCTTCACAATATGGATGCCTTCCACGATGACCTTGCCCTCTTTGGGGCTAACCTCCAGCACCTTGCCCTTTTTGCCCTTGCTGGTGCCGCTGAGGACGATGACGGTATCACCGGTTTTGATGTTCATCTTTTTCATACTGCGCACCTCCATTAGAGCACCTCGGGGGCAAGGCTCAGGATCTTCAAATAATCCCGTTCCCTCAGCTCTCTGGCCACCGGGCCAAAGATACGGGTGCCCCTCGGGTTTTTATCGTCACGGATGAGCACGGCGGCATTCTC
This genomic window contains:
- the rplR gene encoding 50S ribosomal protein L18 yields the protein MVSKPDSNKARQRRHARVRGKIMGTTQRPRLNVYRSLSHIYAQIIDDVQGVTLAAASSVEKEFKGYGGNKQAAREVGKMIAKRAADKGITEVVFDRGGYIYHGRVQELAEGAREGGLKF
- a CDS encoding type Z 30S ribosomal protein S14, which gives rise to MAKTSMKVKQKRPAKFSSRSYNRCKICGRPHAYLRKFGICRICFRELAYRGEIPGVKKASW
- the rpsH gene encoding 30S ribosomal protein S8, giving the protein MQITDTIADMLTRIRNANSAKHDTVDIPASNMKKAIAQILLDEGYIKNFQVINDGKQGIIKVSLKYGSGKSPVITGLRRVSKPGLRIYTSCEDMPKVMKGLGIAIMSTSKGIMTDREARKEHVGGEVLAFIW
- the rplX gene encoding 50S ribosomal protein L24 produces the protein MKKMNIKTGDTVIVLSGTSKGKKGKVLEVSPKEGKVIVEGIHIVKKHLKPRKMGDPGGIVQAEGALYASKVMVVCPKCGKPTRVGHKLYPDGTKDRICRHKDCGEVL
- the rplE gene encoding 50S ribosomal protein L5 translates to MARLKDTYKQDVAPALMKKFGYKSVMQIPKLDKVVINVGAGEAKENSKAIDAIIGDLGLITGQKAVATKAKKSVANFKLREGMPIGVKVTLRGERMYEFVDRLFSVALPRVRDFRGINPNSFDGRGNYNMGLKEQLIFPEIDYDKIDKVRGMDICFVTTANTDEEARELLSLMGAPFSK
- the rplF gene encoding 50S ribosomal protein L6: MSRIGKKPITVPAGVDVKLNGNDITVKGPKGTLNRTLHPEMKVEMNDGVITVTRPSDDKEHRSLHGLTRTLIANMVEGVTNGFKKELDVNGVGYRVQKQGKNLVMNLGYSHQVTMSEVPGITIEVPGPNKIIILGPDKQQVGQFAAEVREKRPPEPYKGKGIKYVDEVIRRKEGKAGKK